A genomic region of Chitinimonas arctica contains the following coding sequences:
- a CDS encoding siderophore-interacting protein, which translates to MIPTGFDWYLLLGDETALPAIARCLEQLPAGKQAIVLIEVADASAELDLSSAATLNLQWLHRQHGDETGLSRLADAVAQLSLPTGEGYAWAAGESAAIQAVRKQLVGTHGMDKSRIRAASYWKQGATAVHETLDD; encoded by the coding sequence GTGATTCCTACCGGCTTCGACTGGTACCTGCTGTTGGGCGATGAAACCGCCCTGCCCGCCATCGCGCGTTGCCTGGAACAGCTGCCGGCCGGCAAGCAGGCGATCGTGCTTATCGAAGTCGCCGATGCCTCCGCCGAGTTGGACCTGTCCAGTGCCGCCACGCTGAATTTGCAATGGCTGCACCGGCAACATGGCGACGAGACCGGCTTAAGCCGCCTGGCGGATGCGGTAGCGCAACTATCGCTGCCAACCGGCGAGGGGTATGCCTGGGCGGCAGGCGAATCGGCCGCCATCCAGGCGGTACGCAAGCAATTGGTGGGCACACACGGCATGGATAAATCGCGCATACGCGCCGCCAGTTACTGGAAGCAAGGCGCAACGGCGGTACATGAAACCTTGGACGACTAA
- a CDS encoding PadR family transcriptional regulator, with protein MRHHHTQARFGHLIARLSHLIGQRAMGRHGHSHGGASFGSGTGGFGEGDGFNRGRKFSSDDLQLLLLALLEEQASHGYELIKLLQARSNGFYSPSPGMVYPALTYLEELGYATIEAGGNKKCYHLTEAGRTYLHENRPRVDAMLAKLAHIAGKMDRIRRAFSGETDGDDEGAGQSGYRQARLALKQALSQCGHASSEEQQRIAAILARATAEILGEPASPTPHSAKKETGHHD; from the coding sequence ATGCGACATCACCACACCCAAGCCCGCTTCGGCCACCTGATCGCCCGTCTTTCCCATCTTATCGGCCAGCGCGCCATGGGCCGCCATGGCCATAGCCACGGCGGCGCGTCCTTCGGCAGCGGTACAGGCGGATTCGGCGAAGGCGATGGCTTCAATCGCGGCCGCAAATTCAGCTCCGACGACCTCCAACTGCTGCTGCTGGCCTTGCTGGAGGAGCAAGCCAGCCACGGCTATGAATTGATCAAACTGCTGCAAGCCCGTAGTAACGGCTTCTATAGTCCAAGTCCCGGCATGGTTTACCCGGCCCTGACCTATCTGGAAGAACTCGGCTATGCCACGATTGAAGCGGGTGGTAATAAGAAGTGCTACCACCTGACCGAAGCCGGCCGGACCTACCTGCACGAAAACCGGCCCCGCGTGGATGCCATGCTCGCCAAACTGGCCCATATCGCCGGCAAGATGGACAGGATCCGGCGCGCATTTTCCGGTGAAACCGACGGCGACGACGAAGGCGCCGGCCAATCCGGGTACCGGCAAGCCCGCCTTGCGCTGAAGCAAGCCTTGTCGCAATGCGGCCACGCCTCCAGCGAAGAGCAACAGCGTATCGCCGCCATCCTGGCCCGCGCCACCGCCGAGATCCTCGGCGAGCCGGCGTCCCCTACCCCTCACTCCGCCAAGAAGGAAACCGGCCACCATGACTAG
- a CDS encoding 3'-5' exonuclease: MTGLQNVLKQLSRLPGRLLAAVSGGKGVAGPTIPVLSSPPRHIDKAAILAMPPFAGLPLAAIEVVQTSEAAERACKVLAQAGTIGFDTESKPTFQKGEQSQGPHLIQLSTATQAFLFPVLDGSIAAPLRALLESEQVVKVGFDLRSDKAQMAANLALRCQGVQDLVPLFRKAGYRNTVGAVQAVALLFGQHYAKSKSVKMSNWATASLSVKQQRYAANDAYVALRAYLALANGHGAGSRRRS; this comes from the coding sequence ATGACCGGTCTGCAAAATGTGCTCAAGCAGCTGTCGCGCTTACCTGGTCGTTTGTTGGCGGCCGTTTCGGGCGGCAAGGGTGTCGCCGGACCGACCATTCCCGTGCTCAGCAGTCCCCCTCGCCATATCGACAAGGCCGCGATCCTGGCCATGCCGCCGTTCGCCGGCTTGCCGCTGGCCGCCATCGAGGTGGTGCAGACGAGCGAGGCGGCGGAGCGGGCCTGCAAGGTGTTGGCCCAGGCCGGCACCATCGGTTTCGATACCGAATCCAAGCCCACCTTTCAAAAGGGCGAGCAGTCGCAGGGGCCGCATCTGATACAGCTGAGTACCGCGACGCAGGCCTTTCTGTTTCCCGTTCTGGACGGCAGCATCGCTGCGCCCTTGCGGGCCTTGCTGGAGTCGGAGCAGGTCGTCAAGGTCGGATTCGACCTGCGTTCCGACAAGGCGCAGATGGCGGCCAACCTGGCGTTGCGCTGCCAAGGGGTGCAGGATCTTGTGCCGTTGTTCCGCAAGGCCGGCTACCGCAATACCGTGGGCGCGGTACAGGCCGTCGCCTTGCTGTTCGGCCAGCATTACGCCAAGTCCAAGAGCGTGAAGATGTCCAATTGGGCGACTGCTTCCTTGAGCGTCAAGCAGCAGCGCTATGCCGCCAATGATGCTTATGTCGCCTTGCGCGCCTACCTCGCCCTGGCCAACGGGCATGGCGCGGGGAGCCGCCGCCGCTCATAG
- a CDS encoding UvrD-helicase domain-containing protein — translation MSFLLDPAALSSEQAAIVGDMAQSQRVYATAGSGKTTLLAHAALARRMAGVPVEQIKLLTFTRTATEHLRQYLAAMASQHRIDLPEPRTILSYAGQLLQRLTRAGYGLAGSRALGINDPQLREALSGAIHQGALALRDHDDEFDIPQDNPANLATLHALFTRIKGERRFDLRTLLDSDDAIELDVLAEQARQPVAVMAFLVAFERIRERKSFMTFADVLTQPLDLLAQFSDAYQVVKEAEWVLLDEANDLNSAQLQVALAGRLRSAKVIAVGDENQCVLTSLGAHPEVMAREFPARVPGAVDVTLAGARRFGGGLAKRIQRTVRQQSAAASQCHSVAAHVTKVQAVSCDIPSRTVALLAEHLAADATGTAAVLSRERHLLVDIEVALVESKIAYELDLGQPFFFDPTVTALLGLLAAGGNRLAKLGKVVVAPAFRADMIVELAGLLFPEYPIEERERARADLLAITDGSGSFLRYAVEQAHRLSGQLATRDQRLARFNTHWDYLVAIEADAPAAEVLAELGQRFALREQLHGQILDPIERRAVLGMFERLQTLASRRALSVNALLVEINRLRTAYRAIGRPGVKGWAPRVSLSTFLKAKGREFDLVILTHLDADISPQPFPRQDTLNDPGEHAIAERRLFYVAATRARHVLRLLSSEKGQVSPFVLEMLDKAA, via the coding sequence ATGTCATTCCTGCTGGACCCCGCCGCGCTATCGAGCGAGCAAGCCGCCATCGTCGGCGATATGGCGCAGTCGCAGCGCGTCTATGCCACGGCCGGCAGCGGCAAGACGACCTTGCTGGCCCATGCAGCCTTGGCGCGCCGGATGGCCGGGGTGCCGGTCGAGCAGATCAAGCTGCTCACCTTTACCCGTACCGCTACCGAGCATCTGCGGCAATACCTGGCCGCCATGGCTTCCCAGCATCGCATCGATCTGCCTGAACCACGCACCATCCTGTCCTATGCCGGCCAATTGCTGCAGCGCCTGACACGTGCCGGCTATGGCCTGGCCGGCTCGCGTGCGCTGGGCATCAACGATCCGCAGTTGCGGGAAGCCTTGAGCGGCGCTATCCACCAGGGGGCCTTGGCCCTGCGGGACCACGACGACGAATTCGATATCCCGCAGGACAATCCGGCCAATCTGGCTACCCTGCATGCCCTGTTCACCCGTATCAAGGGCGAGCGGCGTTTTGACCTGCGAACCTTGCTGGACAGCGACGACGCCATCGAATTGGATGTGCTGGCCGAACAGGCCAGGCAGCCGGTCGCGGTCATGGCCTTCCTGGTGGCGTTCGAGCGTATCCGCGAGCGGAAGAGCTTTATGACCTTCGCCGACGTGCTGACTCAGCCATTGGATCTGCTGGCGCAATTTTCCGATGCCTACCAGGTGGTCAAGGAAGCCGAATGGGTCTTGCTGGACGAAGCCAATGACTTGAATAGCGCGCAGCTGCAGGTCGCGCTGGCCGGCCGTCTGCGCAGCGCCAAGGTTATCGCGGTCGGCGACGAGAACCAGTGTGTGCTGACCAGCCTGGGTGCGCATCCCGAGGTCATGGCGCGGGAATTTCCCGCGCGGGTTCCCGGCGCGGTCGATGTCACCCTGGCCGGCGCGCGCCGCTTCGGCGGTGGATTGGCCAAGCGTATTCAGCGCACCGTGCGGCAACAGTCCGCGGCGGCCAGCCAATGCCACTCGGTGGCCGCGCATGTCACCAAGGTCCAGGCGGTATCCTGCGATATCCCATCCCGGACGGTAGCCCTGCTGGCCGAGCATCTAGCGGCCGACGCCACGGGCACGGCGGCGGTGCTGAGCCGAGAGCGCCACTTGCTGGTGGATATCGAAGTGGCCTTGGTGGAGAGCAAGATCGCCTACGAGCTGGACCTGGGCCAGCCTTTTTTCTTCGATCCCACCGTCACCGCCTTGCTGGGATTGTTGGCGGCCGGCGGCAACCGTTTGGCGAAGCTGGGCAAGGTCGTGGTGGCGCCCGCCTTCCGCGCCGATATGATCGTCGAGTTGGCTGGCCTGCTGTTTCCGGAGTATCCCATCGAGGAACGCGAGCGCGCGCGTGCCGATCTACTGGCCATTACCGACGGCAGCGGCAGTTTTCTGCGCTATGCCGTCGAACAGGCCCACCGCCTGTCCGGCCAGCTTGCCACGCGCGATCAAAGGCTGGCGCGCTTCAATACCCATTGGGACTACCTGGTAGCGATCGAGGCCGATGCGCCGGCGGCAGAGGTGCTGGCAGAATTGGGGCAACGTTTTGCCTTGCGCGAACAACTGCATGGCCAGATTCTCGACCCGATCGAACGCCGCGCTGTCCTGGGCATGTTCGAACGGCTGCAGACCCTGGCCAGCCGCCGTGCCTTGAGCGTGAATGCCTTGCTGGTCGAGATCAACCGCTTGCGCACGGCTTATCGCGCCATTGGCCGGCCTGGCGTGAAGGGCTGGGCGCCGCGCGTCAGCCTTTCCACCTTTCTCAAGGCCAAGGGGCGTGAATTCGACCTGGTGATCCTGACTCATCTGGATGCGGATATCAGCCCGCAACCCTTCCCCCGCCAGGACACCTTGAACGATCCCGGCGAACACGCCATCGCCGAACGGCGCCTGTTCTACGTCGCCGCGACACGGGCCAGGCATGTGCTGCGGCTGCTGAGCAGCGAAAAGGGCCAGGTGAGTCCCTTTGTTCTGGAAATGCTGGACAAGGCAGCCTGA
- a CDS encoding HlyD family type I secretion periplasmic adaptor subunit, whose product MKIPARMSQASQTDTQVTPLRPPSRWHDPLKLIENETPGQASRVVLWSICVLVSILLIWAAFGKLDIVATAEGTLSSQTLLKVVQPAEAGIVKQLLVAEGDQVKAGQLLARLDTTLAQAEHGGQRNAMDTAQMQVRRIEAGLRNTPMQKRAGDDSLLFAQVQSQDIAQRRAFHDSEEQAQSLLLKAEYERKSALQVLAKLEQTLPTFEEAADSYARLEQNGFLSKLASHDKRREAIERRRDLEAQRATVDALHATIAAQQQKLSQLRSSYRSELEKELADLRNRITQLAPGLTRSAYQEGLMDLRAPQNGVVKELATTTVGAVVQAGAVVMTLVPQGEQLYADVAIKNEDVGFVHVGQQAQVKLSAYPFQKYGMLKAKVMRISADASDSGRPSSSLLAESSPAQATGISVYRARIALDRQNLGGKLALAPGMQLTAEIHLGKRTVLEYLLSPLQQTVQEAARER is encoded by the coding sequence ATGAAGATACCAGCACGCATGTCGCAAGCCAGCCAGACCGATACCCAGGTCACGCCATTACGCCCGCCGTCACGCTGGCACGACCCGCTCAAGTTGATCGAGAACGAGACGCCAGGCCAAGCTAGCCGCGTCGTCCTCTGGTCGATCTGCGTACTGGTGTCGATACTGTTGATCTGGGCGGCGTTCGGCAAGCTCGACATTGTCGCGACGGCGGAAGGCACCCTTAGCTCCCAAACCTTGCTCAAGGTGGTGCAGCCTGCCGAGGCCGGCATCGTCAAGCAATTGCTGGTGGCGGAAGGCGATCAGGTCAAGGCCGGGCAGTTGCTGGCACGGCTGGACACCACGCTGGCACAAGCTGAGCATGGTGGGCAGCGAAACGCCATGGACACGGCGCAGATGCAGGTGCGACGGATCGAAGCCGGCTTGCGCAACACGCCTATGCAGAAGCGGGCCGGCGACGATTCCCTGCTGTTTGCCCAGGTGCAAAGCCAGGATATCGCGCAGCGCAGGGCTTTTCACGACAGCGAGGAACAAGCGCAATCCTTGCTGCTGAAAGCCGAATATGAACGCAAGAGCGCGCTACAAGTGCTGGCCAAGCTCGAGCAAACCCTGCCGACTTTCGAGGAAGCCGCCGACTCCTATGCACGCCTGGAGCAGAATGGCTTTCTCAGCAAGCTGGCCAGCCACGACAAACGGCGCGAAGCCATCGAACGCCGCCGCGATCTGGAAGCACAGCGGGCCACCGTCGATGCATTGCACGCTACCATCGCCGCGCAGCAGCAGAAGCTGAGCCAGTTGCGCAGCAGCTATCGGTCCGAGCTCGAAAAAGAACTGGCCGACTTGCGCAACCGGATCACCCAGTTGGCGCCTGGACTGACAAGGAGCGCCTACCAGGAAGGCCTGATGGATTTGCGTGCGCCGCAGAACGGCGTCGTGAAGGAACTGGCCACCACCACGGTGGGCGCGGTGGTACAGGCCGGCGCCGTGGTCATGACGCTGGTACCGCAGGGGGAGCAGCTGTATGCCGACGTAGCCATCAAGAACGAGGATGTCGGCTTTGTGCACGTAGGCCAGCAGGCTCAGGTCAAGCTGAGTGCCTACCCTTTCCAGAAATACGGCATGCTGAAGGCCAAGGTCATGCGTATCAGTGCCGACGCCAGCGACTCGGGCAGACCGTCTTCGTCGCTGCTCGCCGAGAGCTCTCCTGCGCAAGCCACCGGCATTTCAGTCTACCGTGCACGCATCGCCCTGGATCGCCAGAATCTGGGCGGCAAACTGGCACTGGCGCCCGGCATGCAGTTGACCGCCGAAATCCACCTTGGCAAGCGTACCGTGCTGGAATACCTGTTATCCCCGCTGCAACAGACCGTACAAGAAGCCGCGCGGGAGCGCTGA
- a CDS encoding peptidase domain-containing ABC transporter: MNNSAITPALFHWVLEGICILHQRPYAADLARQQYAAPHTTSSLLDAAGDHGFAATTHEIAAGKLHREAFPLLAWLAPATATASTDAGAGIEPAIVLMADKQQVLLIEAADAEPRTVPLAEFTQRYTGQATRVAPCAETVADDENPQPQGPRRPFGFRWFVPELLKHKRLWQEVLLASLVIQLIALATPLFTQAIIDKVVVHHTQSTLIVIAIGMTVFILFTAGLSWLRQYLILHTGNRVDAVLGSSVFAHLFKLPPMYFQQRSTGVIAARLHGVETIREFIASAAVTLVLDMPFLLIFVGIMFFYSVPLTLIVLAILAVIVGMSLVVAPLFQARLQEQFLLGARNQAFLTEYIVGLETVKSLQMEPQLNNRYGAYLASYLQASFATKQLANTYNAASNLLEQIMSLLILTIGAYTVMHNSQFTIGMLVAFQMFAGRLSQPMLRLVGLWQQFQQARLSVARLGDLMNAPTEPYSVLPSRSGKREGRIEIDRVAFRYEPHLANVYENLSMRVEAGQTIGLMGPSGCGKSTLAKLLQGFYQPSAGRILIDGVDIRYLSANELRSYFGVVPQETVLFSGTIYDNLRMASPDATFEQITQACRMAEIHEVIEALPQGYRTEIGERGAGLSGGQRQRIAIARALLKRPRILVFDEATSALDGPTAEHFAQTVNALKGKVTMLFITHGLPQGLQVDAVFRLDKQGARLQAHAAARAPAPAPAPAPAPAPENMPG; this comes from the coding sequence ATGAACAATTCGGCCATCACCCCAGCCCTATTCCATTGGGTATTAGAGGGCATTTGCATACTGCATCAGCGCCCGTATGCCGCCGACCTGGCTCGTCAGCAATACGCCGCGCCCCACACCACTTCATCCCTGCTCGATGCCGCCGGCGACCATGGTTTCGCAGCCACGACGCACGAGATCGCAGCGGGCAAGCTGCACCGCGAAGCGTTTCCCCTGTTGGCATGGCTGGCACCCGCGACCGCCACCGCCTCGACGGACGCAGGGGCGGGCATCGAACCGGCTATCGTGCTGATGGCCGATAAGCAGCAGGTGCTGTTGATCGAGGCAGCGGACGCCGAGCCGCGCACCGTGCCGCTGGCGGAATTCACGCAGCGCTACACCGGACAGGCCACCCGCGTTGCGCCTTGCGCCGAAACAGTGGCCGACGATGAAAATCCGCAGCCGCAAGGTCCACGCCGGCCCTTTGGATTCCGCTGGTTTGTCCCCGAGCTGCTCAAGCACAAGCGCCTCTGGCAGGAGGTCTTGCTGGCCTCGCTGGTGATCCAGTTGATCGCGCTGGCCACGCCGCTGTTCACCCAGGCGATCATCGACAAGGTGGTCGTGCATCACACACAGAGCACCTTGATCGTCATCGCCATCGGCATGACCGTCTTTATCCTGTTCACGGCCGGCTTGAGCTGGTTGCGCCAATACCTGATCCTGCACACCGGCAACCGCGTCGATGCCGTACTGGGATCATCGGTCTTCGCCCACTTGTTCAAGCTGCCGCCCATGTACTTCCAGCAGCGTTCCACCGGCGTGATCGCCGCCCGGCTACACGGCGTGGAGACCATCCGCGAATTCATCGCCAGCGCCGCCGTGACGCTGGTATTGGACATGCCCTTCCTGCTGATCTTCGTCGGCATCATGTTCTTTTACAGCGTGCCCTTGACCCTGATCGTGCTGGCGATCCTGGCCGTCATCGTCGGCATGAGCCTGGTCGTGGCTCCCTTGTTCCAGGCCAGGCTGCAAGAGCAGTTCCTGCTGGGGGCGCGCAACCAGGCTTTCCTGACGGAATACATCGTCGGTTTGGAAACCGTGAAGTCCCTACAGATGGAGCCGCAACTGAACAATCGTTACGGTGCTTACCTGGCCAGCTATTTGCAGGCGAGTTTCGCCACCAAGCAACTGGCGAATACCTATAACGCTGCCTCCAATCTGCTGGAACAGATCATGAGCTTGCTGATACTGACCATCGGTGCCTACACCGTGATGCACAACAGCCAGTTCACCATCGGCATGCTGGTGGCCTTCCAGATGTTCGCCGGCCGGCTCTCGCAACCTATGCTGCGCCTGGTGGGATTGTGGCAGCAATTCCAGCAGGCACGCCTGTCCGTGGCGCGGCTCGGCGACTTGATGAATGCGCCCACCGAACCTTACTCCGTGCTGCCTTCCCGCAGCGGCAAGCGCGAAGGCCGCATCGAGATCGATCGAGTGGCCTTCCGCTATGAGCCTCACCTCGCCAACGTATACGAGAATCTAAGCATGCGGGTGGAAGCCGGCCAGACCATCGGCTTGATGGGGCCATCCGGCTGCGGCAAAAGCACGCTGGCCAAATTGCTGCAAGGCTTCTACCAGCCCAGTGCGGGCCGCATCCTGATCGATGGGGTGGATATCCGGTATCTGTCCGCGAACGAACTGCGCAGCTACTTCGGCGTGGTGCCGCAAGAGACGGTACTGTTCTCCGGCACCATCTACGACAATCTACGCATGGCCAGCCCCGACGCCACCTTCGAGCAGATTACCCAGGCGTGCCGGATGGCCGAGATCCATGAGGTGATAGAAGCACTGCCGCAAGGCTACCGTACCGAGATCGGCGAGCGGGGTGCCGGACTATCCGGCGGACAGCGCCAGCGCATCGCAATCGCACGCGCCCTGCTGAAACGCCCTCGCATCCTGGTGTTCGATGAAGCCACCAGTGCCTTGGACGGCCCCACCGCCGAGCATTTCGCCCAGACCGTCAATGCGCTCAAGGGCAAGGTCACCATGCTCTTTATTACCCACGGGCTACCGCAAGGGCTCCAGGTCGACGCGGTGTTCCGCCTGGATAAACAGGGCGCCCGCTTGCAGGCCCATGCCGCCGCGCGAGCACCAGCACCAGCACCAGCACCAGCACCAGCACCAGCACCAGAAAATATGCCTGGCTGA